From Euzebya rosea, one genomic window encodes:
- a CDS encoding cell wall-binding repeat-containing protein, with amino-acid sequence MPSQSFARRLAITALLVLAATPLPSGSAGVHDSSPPFVAIHATSARGDDPTAGRSPVSPPCETTGPAVQLVHAVPEGQPGTPEQQAREHLIEGAAWMNGDVVASARADGGMRQIRFAMAPDCRPDVVHVSYTADPGVLNVVVAIRDALTAAGHSRADRIYLAWADGQAAAPEDGDTCGLANRRRDDRPAPVGHPIDEPLYGMALTDCADAREGQGFLHELFHMLGAAQESAPHFDSAGHVSDGFDLMGAFHEGSACPDPQAVFLADCNNDDYFAIDPPPGSYLDTHWNVADSPFLTSADPGAGPGDMPIARFDQPDVAARAAAVSQRRMPDSTSAPARVLLARDDEVADSLAASPLLSDAVLLYSSSSSLPTTTADELRRLLALNRSMGIAELEVTILGGEQAISGQVEETVRQLDPAVTTRRLSGPSRVETALAIADAATDTPFSVAIARASGTADNPTAGWADAIASGAFLADEQIPLLLTPTDSLHPAVSAWLDGQDIGTTYVLGGPAAVSETVAGALPGDVVRLAGLGRDGTAAEVNRAWSRRGLDTAVAFNGYVTHGWQDGLLAAGLAADERATLLLVDARSVPPATTELLGSSCPGVFVVGTVDAVSQQVVDQIVC; translated from the coding sequence ATGCCATCGCAGTCGTTCGCGCGCCGGTTGGCCATCACGGCGCTACTCGTCCTCGCAGCGACACCGCTGCCATCAGGCTCGGCGGGGGTCCACGACTCCTCACCGCCGTTCGTGGCCATCCATGCCACCTCCGCTCGAGGCGATGATCCCACCGCTGGACGCAGCCCGGTCTCGCCACCGTGCGAGACAACCGGCCCAGCGGTGCAGCTGGTCCATGCCGTGCCGGAGGGCCAGCCCGGTACTCCCGAGCAGCAGGCCCGCGAGCACCTGATCGAGGGGGCCGCGTGGATGAACGGGGACGTCGTCGCGTCCGCGCGTGCCGATGGCGGCATGCGGCAGATCCGGTTCGCGATGGCACCGGACTGTCGACCGGACGTGGTTCACGTGAGCTACACCGCTGACCCGGGGGTCCTGAACGTCGTCGTGGCCATACGCGACGCCCTCACGGCAGCCGGACACTCACGCGCTGACCGCATCTACCTCGCGTGGGCCGACGGCCAGGCCGCGGCACCCGAGGACGGCGATACGTGCGGGCTCGCGAACCGGCGCCGGGACGACCGACCTGCACCCGTCGGCCACCCGATCGACGAGCCCCTGTACGGCATGGCCCTGACCGACTGCGCCGATGCCCGCGAGGGCCAGGGCTTCCTGCACGAGCTGTTCCACATGCTGGGCGCGGCGCAGGAATCCGCGCCGCACTTCGACAGCGCGGGTCACGTCTCGGATGGGTTCGACCTCATGGGGGCATTCCACGAGGGAAGCGCCTGCCCCGACCCGCAGGCCGTCTTCCTCGCCGACTGCAACAACGACGACTACTTCGCCATCGACCCGCCCCCCGGTTCCTACCTGGACACCCACTGGAACGTGGCCGACAGCCCGTTCCTGACATCGGCGGACCCTGGTGCGGGACCGGGAGACATGCCGATCGCCCGCTTCGACCAGCCCGACGTGGCTGCACGCGCCGCAGCGGTGTCACAACGACGGATGCCGGACTCGACGTCGGCCCCGGCCCGGGTGCTGCTGGCTCGTGACGACGAGGTGGCCGACTCCCTTGCCGCGAGCCCCCTCCTGTCCGACGCGGTCCTGCTCTACAGCTCGTCATCGTCATTGCCGACGACGACGGCCGACGAGCTGCGCCGCTTGCTGGCGCTGAACCGATCCATGGGCATCGCGGAGCTCGAGGTGACGATCCTCGGCGGCGAACAGGCGATCTCCGGGCAGGTCGAGGAGACCGTTCGTCAGCTCGACCCAGCCGTCACGACGAGGAGGCTCTCGGGCCCGTCACGCGTGGAGACGGCGCTGGCCATCGCCGACGCGGCGACCGACACCCCGTTCAGCGTCGCCATCGCACGAGCGTCGGGTACTGCCGACAATCCCACCGCGGGGTGGGCAGACGCCATCGCGTCGGGTGCCTTCCTGGCCGACGAGCAGATCCCGCTCCTCCTCACCCCCACCGACAGCCTGCACCCTGCGGTCTCCGCGTGGCTGGACGGGCAGGACATCGGCACGACCTACGTGCTGGGTGGACCAGCCGCGGTGTCCGAGACCGTTGCGGGTGCCCTGCCGGGCGACGTCGTGCGTCTCGCCGGCCTCGGGCGGGACGGGACCGCGGCGGAGGTGAACCGTGCCTGGAGTCGACGCGGACTCGACACCGCCGTGGCGTTCAACGGGTATGTCACCCACGGGTGGCAGGACGGTCTCCTCGCCGCGGGCCTCGCGGCGGACGAACGTGCGACCCTGCTGCTGGTGGACGCCCGGAGTGTTCCCCCCGCAACGACGGAGCTCCTGGGCAGCAGCTGTCCCGGCGTGTTCGTGGTCGGAACGGTCGACGCCGTCTCCCAGCAGGTCGTCGACCAGATCGTCTGCTGA
- a CDS encoding winged helix-turn-helix transcriptional regulator — MAQPVDRTELPVPAGRSGCPINMTMELLGDRWSLVVLRDLMFSSRTGFRELLNHSLEGIASNVLSARLSKLVAAGLLTRHQNPDHRQRIDYRLSEAAIDLVPVIVELGAWGVRWLPTTPALSIRAQVLADGGEDMRRQFVEELRTIHLEQRPRPVGGVLDRLDHEYQRVVDQPEVDPGE; from the coding sequence ATGGCGCAACCGGTGGATCGGACAGAGCTGCCGGTCCCGGCCGGCCGATCCGGCTGCCCGATCAACATGACGATGGAGTTGCTGGGCGACCGGTGGAGCCTCGTGGTGCTCCGCGACCTGATGTTCAGCAGCCGCACCGGCTTCCGCGAGCTGCTGAACCACTCCCTGGAGGGGATCGCCAGCAACGTGCTGTCCGCACGGCTGTCCAAGCTGGTGGCCGCGGGACTCCTGACCCGCCATCAGAACCCCGATCACCGCCAGCGGATCGACTACCGACTCAGCGAGGCGGCGATCGACCTCGTCCCGGTGATCGTCGAGCTGGGCGCGTGGGGGGTTCGCTGGCTGCCGACCACCCCAGCCCTCAGCATCCGGGCACAGGTCCTGGCGGACGGCGGCGAGGACATGCGCCGCCAGTTCGTGGAGGAGCTCCGCACGATCCACCTCGAGCAACGCCCCCGACCCGTCGGCGGCGTGCTCGACCGCCTGGACCACGAGTACCAGCGAGTCGTGGACCAACCGGAGGTGGACCCCGGCGAGTAG
- a CDS encoding DUF899 family protein — MDTTRPAAPPVVGRDEHDRLLAQQVEVEKELTRFGDRVSARRRRLPMTPIEDYRFVGPAGTVRLVDLFGDRPQLVLQSFMFDPEWDEGCPSCSWAADNMPRDLDRLLAPRGVSFAMVSRAPIERLEAWRHHRGWDHLVWVSSAGTTFDTDWGWTIDGQDQPGYSYLLRTDAGLFLTYRTQRRGTEAILPVPAIWDRTVYGRQQDFEDSPSGWPQEPTYG; from the coding sequence ATGGACACGACGAGACCAGCAGCACCACCGGTGGTCGGCCGGGACGAACACGACCGGCTGCTCGCCCAGCAGGTCGAGGTCGAGAAGGAGCTGACGCGCTTCGGCGACCGCGTGTCGGCGCGGCGCCGACGCCTGCCGATGACGCCGATCGAGGACTACCGGTTCGTGGGCCCGGCCGGCACGGTTCGGCTGGTCGACCTGTTCGGGGATCGGCCGCAGCTCGTCCTGCAGTCCTTCATGTTCGACCCGGAGTGGGACGAGGGCTGCCCGAGCTGCTCGTGGGCAGCGGACAACATGCCGCGAGACCTCGACCGCTTGCTGGCGCCCAGGGGCGTGTCCTTCGCCATGGTCTCCCGAGCGCCCATCGAGCGGCTCGAGGCCTGGCGACACCATCGCGGGTGGGACCACCTCGTGTGGGTGTCGTCGGCAGGCACCACGTTCGACACGGACTGGGGGTGGACGATCGACGGGCAGGACCAGCCCGGCTACTCCTACCTGCTGCGCACGGACGCCGGACTGTTCCTGACCTATCGCACCCAGCGCCGAGGCACCGAGGCGATCCTGCCGGTGCCGGCGATCTGGGACCGAACCGTGTACGGCCGTCAGCAGGACTTCGAGGACAGCCCGTCCGGCTGGCCGCAGGAGCCCACGTACGGCTGA
- a CDS encoding putative quinol monooxygenase, whose translation MIIVAGHLVVRPDRRQEMLEQHHVVITAARAAPGCLDFHLSADPLEPDRVNVHERWESVAAVERFRGSGPDGARWDAVLAADVRQYDVAAWTSLT comes from the coding sequence GTGATCATCGTCGCCGGACACCTGGTGGTCCGCCCCGACCGCCGTCAGGAGATGCTCGAGCAGCACCACGTCGTGATCACCGCGGCCCGTGCGGCCCCCGGCTGCCTCGACTTCCACCTGTCCGCTGATCCGCTCGAGCCGGACCGGGTCAACGTCCACGAACGGTGGGAGAGCGTTGCCGCCGTCGAGCGCTTCAGGGGGTCGGGGCCGGACGGTGCCCGGTGGGACGCGGTCCTCGCCGCCGACGTCCGCCAGTACGACGTCGCCGCCTGGACGTCGTTGACGTGA
- a CDS encoding alpha/beta fold hydrolase, translating to MIEYLVGYARLLAGDQRPFDETAWRDLIRRDVARANRVASLQNHDVIAHDDGPPRSLSSLSAPTVVIHGTADPLFPLPHGQALAEAIPGARLLGLEGAGHGVDRADWAAIARAVVGNTTPATTRGPADSAIEGARRGSGEVSGGIARAPEDGTSDHPGGPS from the coding sequence GTGATCGAGTACCTCGTCGGGTACGCCCGTCTGCTGGCCGGCGACCAGCGCCCCTTCGACGAGACGGCCTGGCGCGACCTGATCCGCCGGGACGTGGCCCGGGCGAACCGCGTGGCGTCGCTGCAGAACCACGACGTCATCGCACACGACGACGGCCCACCACGGTCGTTGTCGTCGCTCTCCGCCCCGACGGTGGTGATCCATGGGACCGCCGACCCGCTGTTCCCGCTTCCCCACGGACAGGCGCTCGCCGAGGCGATCCCCGGCGCGAGGCTGCTTGGACTCGAGGGTGCCGGACACGGCGTCGACCGAGCCGACTGGGCGGCGATCGCGAGGGCGGTCGTCGGCAACACGACACCGGCCACGACCCGGGGACCCGCGGATTCGGCAATCGAGGGCGCACGGCGTGGTTCGGGGGAGGTGTCCGGGGGCATTGCTCGTGCACCCGAAGACGGCACGAGCGACCACCCCGGAGGACCATCATGA
- a CDS encoding S8 family serine peptidase, producing MSAAGPALAAGGKGKPTTQDPTTSVDNGNGQGIGWSVEGTHATLQHVADTIDASFLHDDGLTGNGIGIALIDTGVAPVTGLTDVWHGPDLSLDSQAEEARHYDVYGHGTHLAGIITSDRADALGIAPDADLVSLKVGAHDGAVDVTQVIAAIDWVVQHRHEHNIRVLVLAYGTDSTQDPRIDPLSHAVESAWRHGITVVVGAGNTGQASPRLATPATNPYVIAVGAVDTQGTWRVRDDEVPSFVPAGTDGRQPDVYAPGVGIVSAAVPGGYLDTTYPDARQPGDLFRGNGTSQAAAIVGGAVALMLQYDPSLSPDQVKARLIEAASSSHIGPTLNIWDATYFGSANGPQTWLPSTGTGSIDASRGSSTLSVDGVALTGEQDIHGVAFDSAAWAVESSSGTAWNDGVWNDTQWTGWGWNGNTWNGWGWNGEGWHGWGWNGWGWNGDAWNGWGWNGWGWNGWGWNGWGWNGWGWNGVQWD from the coding sequence ATGTCCGCCGCAGGTCCGGCGCTTGCCGCCGGTGGCAAGGGCAAACCCACCACGCAGGACCCGACCACCTCCGTCGACAACGGGAACGGCCAGGGCATCGGCTGGTCGGTGGAGGGAACGCACGCCACCCTCCAGCACGTCGCCGACACCATCGACGCCAGCTTCCTGCACGACGATGGCCTCACCGGGAACGGCATCGGCATCGCCCTCATCGACACCGGTGTCGCCCCGGTCACGGGGCTGACCGACGTGTGGCACGGCCCCGACCTGTCCCTCGACAGCCAGGCGGAGGAGGCGCGGCACTACGACGTCTACGGGCACGGCACCCATCTGGCCGGGATCATCACGTCCGACCGGGCCGATGCGCTCGGCATCGCCCCCGACGCCGACCTCGTGTCGCTCAAGGTCGGCGCCCACGACGGCGCGGTCGACGTCACGCAGGTCATCGCAGCGATCGACTGGGTCGTCCAGCACCGCCACGAGCACAACATCCGGGTCCTGGTGCTCGCCTACGGCACCGACAGCACGCAGGACCCACGGATCGACCCGCTCTCCCACGCTGTCGAGAGCGCGTGGCGCCACGGCATCACCGTCGTCGTCGGCGCCGGCAACACCGGCCAGGCGTCCCCGAGGTTGGCCACCCCGGCGACGAACCCGTATGTCATCGCCGTCGGCGCCGTCGACACCCAGGGCACGTGGCGAGTCCGCGACGACGAGGTCCCGAGCTTCGTCCCGGCCGGCACCGACGGCCGGCAGCCCGACGTCTACGCCCCGGGCGTCGGCATCGTGTCGGCCGCCGTGCCGGGCGGGTACCTCGACACCACCTATCCGGATGCACGTCAGCCCGGTGACCTGTTCCGCGGGAACGGGACGAGCCAGGCGGCGGCCATCGTGGGCGGTGCAGTGGCCCTGATGCTGCAGTACGACCCCTCGCTGTCGCCCGACCAAGTGAAGGCCCGCCTGATCGAGGCCGCGTCCAGCAGCCACATCGGCCCGACCCTCAACATCTGGGACGCGACGTACTTCGGCAGCGCCAACGGTCCGCAGACGTGGCTGCCCAGCACGGGAACCGGGTCCATCGACGCCTCGCGCGGATCGTCGACGCTGAGCGTGGACGGCGTGGCACTGACCGGTGAGCAGGACATCCACGGCGTGGCGTTCGACTCGGCCGCCTGGGCCGTCGAGTCGTCATCAGGGACCGCCTGGAACGACGGTGTCTGGAACGACACCCAGTGGACCGGGTGGGGGTGGAACGGCAACACCTGGAACGGGTGGGGCTGGAACGGTGAGGGCTGGCACGGCTGGGGCTGGAACGGCTGGGGCTGGAACGGCGATGCCTGGAACGGGTGGGGCTGGAACGGCTGGGGCTGGAACGGCTGGGGCTGGAACGGCTGGGGCTGGAACGGCTGGGGCTGGAACGGGGTGCAGTGGGACTGA
- a CDS encoding ATP-binding protein yields MTPSDDSPLTPPPSADADPDVSAEWVMRRLAAISRAFSPASPVQTRDLFAGRTRQIFRIDDVIAQAGQHAIIFGERGVGKTSLAKFGGQQATQTMQMWATCHSNDNFATIWDQMLLDVQLRYEVKAPGFTGDSRVEPMPVRQLMLLQNDENPSPSHVKRALRRLTASGGSVLVTIDEFDRVRDESTPLLMADLIKILADDQTPVTVVLVGVGRNVDDLMKGHASVVRSLVQIEMPRMAESELREIVERGMKKCAFTVDSRFVAAAAKLCMGLPNYAHLIAQAAARNAAEDLSDHIGLEQLQKALVRALDDFQQTVVEAYTRATASNRDTLYRPVLLACALARKDVLGRFTTSDVRSALDSIGVHKGISSFSKHLGDFSTPGGARGNVLTQLTDPGKWRKYRFMDPLMPPYILIQAYADGDIGLEELTAATS; encoded by the coding sequence ATGACACCTTCGGACGACAGCCCCTTGACTCCCCCGCCTTCAGCAGATGCCGATCCGGACGTCAGCGCGGAGTGGGTGATGCGCCGGCTGGCCGCGATCAGCAGGGCCTTCAGTCCGGCAAGTCCCGTCCAAACCCGTGACCTCTTCGCAGGTCGGACGCGCCAGATCTTTCGTATCGACGACGTGATTGCCCAGGCGGGCCAGCACGCCATCATCTTCGGTGAGCGAGGCGTTGGCAAGACGTCCTTGGCCAAGTTCGGCGGTCAGCAGGCGACCCAGACCATGCAGATGTGGGCCACGTGCCACAGCAACGACAACTTCGCCACCATCTGGGATCAGATGCTGCTGGATGTCCAGCTGCGCTACGAGGTGAAGGCACCGGGGTTCACCGGCGATTCCCGCGTCGAACCAATGCCCGTGCGACAGCTCATGCTGCTCCAGAACGATGAGAATCCGAGCCCGTCCCATGTCAAGCGCGCATTGCGTCGACTGACGGCCAGCGGCGGCAGCGTATTGGTGACCATCGACGAGTTCGACCGTGTCCGAGACGAGAGCACGCCGCTCCTGATGGCAGATCTCATCAAGATCCTTGCCGATGACCAGACTCCGGTAACCGTGGTGTTGGTTGGCGTTGGGCGCAATGTCGACGACCTGATGAAGGGTCACGCTTCAGTGGTCCGGTCGCTGGTGCAGATCGAGATGCCGCGGATGGCGGAGAGCGAGCTCCGTGAGATTGTCGAACGTGGCATGAAGAAGTGTGCCTTCACTGTTGACTCCCGGTTCGTCGCTGCGGCCGCCAAGCTGTGCATGGGGCTTCCCAACTACGCCCACCTCATCGCTCAGGCTGCGGCGAGGAATGCTGCGGAGGATCTCAGCGACCACATCGGCCTGGAGCAGCTCCAGAAGGCGCTGGTGCGCGCGTTGGATGACTTCCAGCAAACGGTGGTCGAGGCCTACACCCGTGCAACCGCATCCAACCGTGACACCCTCTACCGTCCTGTCCTGCTTGCATGCGCGCTTGCCCGAAAAGACGTCCTGGGCCGCTTCACCACCTCCGACGTCCGCTCTGCACTCGATTCGATAGGCGTGCACAAGGGCATCTCGAGCTTCTCCAAGCACCTCGGCGACTTCTCCACCCCGGGGGGCGCTCGCGGCAACGTCCTGACGCAGTTGACGGATCCAGGCAAATGGCGCAAGTACCGCTTCATGGATCCTCTGATGCCGCCCTACATCCTGATCCAGGCCTACGCCGACGGCGACATCGGTCTAGAAGAACTGACCGCCGCAACGTCGTAG
- a CDS encoding tyrosine-type recombinase/integrase, whose translation MTARRPRGSGSVFFDASRGVWKGQAPAPAGPGGKRRRFRVQADSEAAAWALLEEARNRGPRRGGKPRETLGEYLVWFCDTHLQRQVDRGAMDPGTWRSYRQNLVGHVSAGIGHVKLSQLTAEDIEDLLVWLGRHDRRGRGPQGRRGVDAGKGLAGSTQRTVLVQLRAALKVAVRYKRIGDNPAQLVDLPPGPVEDQRWLELEEAEQLLAAVPTSDPFRAFYVVGLPLGLRVGEAVALQWSDVDLDGDEPSMTLRNQLVRARDPRTGEMSWAMKPRLKRRRAGESRRIVLPQFVVGELRAVRRAQLERRLALDGVWDGRWDLVLSGRDGGPVWTDQVRRHLTATCERAGIPRATPHALRRSAASFLLAKGVPLPQVMQILGWRSAKVALEVYARATKASQAEAAQAMDELFGQR comes from the coding sequence ATGACGGCGCGGCGGCCGCGTGGGTCGGGGTCGGTGTTCTTCGACGCGTCGCGTGGGGTGTGGAAGGGGCAGGCGCCGGCGCCGGCGGGGCCCGGTGGCAAGCGTCGTCGGTTCCGGGTGCAGGCCGACAGCGAGGCGGCGGCGTGGGCGTTGTTGGAGGAGGCCCGAAATCGGGGGCCGCGGCGGGGCGGCAAGCCGCGGGAGACCCTCGGCGAGTACCTGGTGTGGTTCTGCGACACGCATCTGCAGCGGCAGGTCGACCGGGGCGCGATGGATCCGGGGACGTGGCGGTCGTACCGGCAGAACCTCGTCGGGCACGTCAGCGCGGGGATCGGTCACGTGAAGCTGTCGCAGCTGACTGCGGAGGACATCGAGGACCTGCTGGTGTGGCTGGGCCGGCACGATCGTCGTGGCCGGGGCCCGCAGGGACGGCGAGGGGTCGATGCCGGCAAGGGACTGGCCGGTTCGACGCAGCGGACGGTGCTGGTGCAGCTGCGTGCAGCGTTGAAGGTCGCGGTCCGCTACAAGCGGATCGGTGACAACCCGGCCCAGCTGGTCGACCTGCCGCCGGGGCCGGTGGAGGACCAGCGATGGTTGGAGCTGGAGGAGGCCGAGCAGCTGCTGGCTGCGGTCCCGACGTCGGATCCGTTCCGGGCCTTCTACGTCGTCGGGTTGCCGTTGGGCCTTCGGGTGGGGGAGGCGGTCGCGCTGCAGTGGTCGGATGTCGACCTGGACGGTGACGAGCCGTCGATGACGTTGCGCAACCAGCTGGTCCGGGCGAGGGATCCGCGGACGGGGGAGATGTCGTGGGCGATGAAGCCGCGGCTCAAGCGGCGCCGGGCGGGTGAGAGCCGCAGGATCGTCCTGCCCCAGTTCGTCGTCGGTGAGCTCCGTGCCGTCCGCAGGGCACAGCTGGAGCGGCGTCTGGCCCTCGACGGGGTGTGGGATGGCCGGTGGGACCTGGTGCTGTCCGGCAGGGACGGCGGGCCGGTCTGGACCGACCAGGTCCGCCGGCACCTGACGGCCACTTGCGAGCGGGCCGGCATCCCCCGTGCCACCCCGCACGCCTTGCGCCGCTCCGCGGCGTCGTTCCTGCTGGCCAAGGGGGTCCCGCTCCCCCAGGTGATGCAGATCCTCGGTTGGCGGTCCGCCAAGGTTGCCCTGGAGGTGTACGCCCGCGCCACCAAGGCAAGTCAGGCAGAAGCAGCCCAGGCGATGGACGAGCTGTTCGGGCAGCGATGA
- a CDS encoding helix-turn-helix domain-containing protein, with the protein MPSDAGRVTSTTTLGAQLMEARDRLGLTVTEAARRAGVSQPWLSNVESGRIKTPGEERLKKLAHALELDPLELLEVSGRLTAEQQLMMQRRPSFSEFVHSDPRLDRQAARALVALYLHFTGGRE; encoded by the coding sequence ATGCCCAGCGATGCTGGGCGTGTGACGTCGACAACAACCCTGGGTGCGCAGCTGATGGAAGCGCGCGATCGTCTTGGGCTCACAGTCACCGAGGCCGCACGACGGGCAGGCGTCTCGCAGCCTTGGCTGTCCAACGTGGAATCCGGTCGGATCAAGACCCCTGGGGAAGAGCGGCTGAAGAAGCTGGCTCACGCTCTGGAGCTCGACCCGCTCGAGTTGCTGGAGGTGTCGGGACGGTTGACCGCCGAGCAGCAGCTGATGATGCAGCGGCGGCCGTCGTTCAGCGAGTTCGTCCACTCCGACCCGCGGCTGGACCGGCAGGCCGCCCGGGCGCTGGTGGCGCTGTACCTGCACTTCACCGGCGGCAGGGAGTAG
- a CDS encoding helix-turn-helix domain-containing protein: MSAPVVSADEPGLDFGREGRRALKVPEFARLASCSASTVRKMIQAGQLHAVRVGESAWRIPPAVVEAFLAGDVAGYMPVQPGERCRACGQQVWAEAT; this comes from the coding sequence GTGAGTGCGCCGGTGGTGTCTGCTGACGAGCCGGGTCTGGACTTCGGTCGTGAGGGCCGTCGGGCGTTGAAGGTGCCGGAGTTCGCACGGTTGGCGTCCTGCTCGGCCTCCACGGTCCGCAAGATGATCCAGGCTGGTCAGCTGCACGCGGTCCGTGTGGGTGAGTCGGCCTGGCGCATCCCTCCGGCGGTGGTGGAGGCGTTCCTTGCGGGAGACGTGGCGGGCTACATGCCGGTGCAGCCGGGGGAGCGGTGCCGTGCGTGTGGCCAGCAGGTGTGGGCGGAGGCGACCTGA
- a CDS encoding ASCH domain-containing protein has protein sequence MRAVTIHQPWASLVAVGIKTVETRSRRVTHRGPLLIHAGQRMWDAATYQQILTELDRSDHPPPGGSWAVWLSTLELGVVVAIADLSGVLPADRALRDRPDQAPWGWFGRGRHGWMLDDVRPVAPPVPARGRQGLWIPDDQLIARLGVSADG, from the coding sequence ATGCGGGCGGTCACCATCCACCAGCCGTGGGCCTCCCTCGTCGCGGTCGGCATCAAGACGGTGGAGACCCGCAGCCGTCGCGTCACCCATCGCGGACCGCTGCTGATCCATGCCGGCCAGCGAATGTGGGACGCCGCCACCTACCAGCAGATCCTCACCGAGCTGGACCGGTCGGACCATCCACCGCCCGGCGGGTCGTGGGCGGTGTGGCTGTCCACCCTCGAGCTGGGTGTCGTCGTCGCCATCGCCGACCTGTCAGGGGTGCTGCCTGCCGATCGGGCATTGCGGGACCGGCCCGACCAGGCGCCCTGGGGATGGTTCGGCCGTGGCCGGCACGGCTGGATGCTCGACGACGTCCGCCCGGTCGCCCCGCCGGTGCCGGCCCGCGGCCGGCAGGGCCTGTGGATCCCCGACGACCAGCTGATCGCCCGTCTGGGGGTCAGTGCCGATGGCTGA
- a CDS encoding helix-turn-helix domain-containing protein: MADRRFDPDRACTSQRYLWDLARALHDGHDWPAIAERLGVPVRAYRSFYRPRVASYCLRLLPDADGHGTLAGYSRGGCHPDGRRCEPCLAAKAAHLRRARNRAPIRTDPAFLAGLARRLVDGESWEAIAIEMGRSRGHLQDRVRQLVQPWCLQLIEAEQPSTSHRAHGTYVKSVQDDCRCECCRYANVVYERDRQLRHRRGTHDLVDADPVRARLAELAADGIGLKQVARLSGVSHGALSKLVHGQSGRPPSRRCRTATAERIMAVTASLDDLADGALVDATITHARIADLLAAGATRPWIASRIAGRPVPSLQLGRSTVTARNARAVRDLHTAVVVAGDVVPGEHHRPLAEVRQLALGRPALPAGWTHRREAIGA, from the coding sequence ATGGCTGACCGAAGGTTCGATCCGGACCGGGCATGCACGTCCCAGCGGTACCTGTGGGACCTGGCCCGGGCCCTCCACGACGGTCACGACTGGCCGGCGATCGCCGAACGGCTCGGCGTGCCGGTACGGGCCTACCGGTCGTTCTACCGGCCCAGGGTGGCCAGCTACTGCCTGCGACTGCTGCCCGATGCCGATGGCCACGGGACGCTCGCCGGGTACAGCCGCGGTGGCTGCCATCCCGACGGCCGTCGGTGCGAGCCGTGCCTGGCCGCGAAGGCCGCCCACCTGCGGCGGGCCCGCAACCGGGCCCCGATCCGGACCGACCCGGCATTCCTGGCCGGGCTGGCCCGACGACTCGTCGACGGCGAGTCGTGGGAGGCGATCGCCATCGAGATGGGCCGCAGCCGTGGGCATCTGCAGGACCGGGTCCGGCAGCTGGTCCAGCCGTGGTGCCTGCAGCTGATCGAGGCCGAGCAGCCCTCGACCAGCCACCGGGCCCACGGCACCTACGTCAAGTCGGTGCAGGACGACTGCCGCTGTGAGTGCTGCCGTTACGCCAACGTCGTGTACGAACGCGACCGGCAGCTCCGCCACCGGCGGGGCACCCACGACCTGGTCGATGCCGACCCGGTCCGGGCCCGGCTGGCCGAGCTCGCCGCCGACGGGATCGGCCTCAAGCAGGTCGCCCGCCTCTCCGGGGTGTCCCACGGGGCCCTGTCCAAGCTCGTCCACGGCCAGTCGGGACGGCCACCCTCCAGGCGGTGCCGCACCGCCACCGCCGAACGGATCATGGCGGTCACCGCCTCCCTGGACGACCTCGCCGACGGCGCCCTCGTCGATGCCACCATCACCCATGCCCGCATCGCCGACCTGCTCGCCGCCGGCGCCACCAGGCCGTGGATCGCCAGCCGCATCGCCGGCCGTCCCGTCCCCTCCCTGCAGCTGGGCAGATCGACCGTCACCGCCCGCAACGCCCGGGCCGTCCGCGACCTCCACACCGCCGTGGTCGTCGCCGGCGACGTCGTGCCCGGCGAACACCACCGGCCCCTCGCCGAGGTCCGCCAGCTCGCCCTCGGCCGGCCGGCGCTGCCTGCCGGCTGGACCCACCGTCGGGAGGCCATCGGTGCCTGA